The genomic window AGCCATGAGGATGCCCATGTATCTAAAACATCTTCATCTTGGTGAATATCTTGGAGGGTGAGGGAATTGTTCTTGGTGTTTTCTTGGGCAATTTTGAGTGCTTCTTCTTTTGTTTCTGCGACTATAAACTCGTTTTTATTGTCTGTATTGAGATAATAAGCAGGGATTCTTTGTCCCCACCATAACTGGCGGGAGATACACCAATCTCGGACGTTTTCCATCCAATAAGAATACGTATTTTTAAATTTAGAAGGATAGAGTTTAATTTCATCTTGGACAACAGCTTGATGGGCTTTTTGGGAGATTTGTTTCATCTTCATGAACCATTGTGTGGATAGTTTTGGCTCTACTACGGAATTGGTTCTTTCCGACCTTCCTATTCGGGTTGTAAATGCTTCTGTTTTTACTAAAAGACCTGCATTGGTAAGGTCTTCTACCACTAATTTTTTCACTAAGAATCTGTCTTTTCCTATATAATTGGGCATTTCACACAGTTCATTGAGAGTTCCGTTATCGTTGAGGGTATCTATAACTGGCAAATGATGTCGGATTCCTATTTCATAATCGTTTGGGTCGTGTGCGGGAGTCACTTTGAGGCAACCTGTTCCAAATTCCTTCTCTACGTAGTTATCCGCTATGATAGGTATCTTTCTTTTAATGAAAGGAACTATTGCATTTTTTCCTATAAATCTTGTATATCTTTCATCGGTAGGGTTTACCGCAATAGCAACATCTCCAAAGATAGTTTCAGGGCGTTGGGTAGCAATAATGAGGGGGTCTGTTTCATTTTCTATGTAGTATTTTATAAAAAAAAGAGTAGATATTTCTCCTTCTTCTTTATAAATAACTTCTTCATTGGAAAGGGCTGTTCTTGCTTCGCAGTCCCAATTGATAATACGCTTTCCGCGGTAGATATATCCTTTTTTATAGAGGTCTACAAACACACGTATAACGGCTTTGTGATAATGCTCGTCCATAGTAAAAGTAGTTCTATCCCAATCACAAGAAGTTCCTAATTTTTTGAGCTGTTCTAATATAATTCCTCCGTATTTTTCTTTCCATTCCCATGCGTATTGAAGGAATTCTTCTCTTGAGAGGTCTGATTTTTTGATGCCTTTTTCTCTGAGCATTTGCACTACTTTTGCTTCCGTAGCAATGGAAGCGTGGTCAGTTCCTGCTACCCAGCAACTTTCAAATCCCTGCATTCTTGCTCTTCTTATGAGAATATCTTGAATGGTATTATTGAGTATATGACCCATGTGGAGTATCCCAGTCACATTTGGGGGGGGGATAACTATAGAAAAAGGTTTTTTATGGCTTTGCTCTTTTGCTTTGAAAAAAGCATTTGTTTCCCAATAATCGGACCATTTTTTTTCTCTTTCTGTATGTTCGTATTTGATAGGTATGCTCATTTCGTTTTTTTATTTTTTTAGGGATAGGTTATCAATAGCTTTCTTTTTCATCGGGGAAATGGACATTTTTGACATCGGAAATATAATTTTTTACCGCATCGGAAATGACCTGGTTAAGGTTTGCATATTGTCTTAAGAATCGTGGCTTGAATCCTTGTGTAATGCCGAGCATATCGTGAATTACCAAAACCTGTCCGTCTGTATGGTATCCCGCACCTATTCCTATGGTAGGGATAAGCAGTGTTTCAGAAACTTCTTTGGCAAGTTTCGCAGGTATTTTTTCTAATACTATAGCACAACATCCCGTTTCTTGTAGTAGTATAGCGTCTTCCAAGAGTCGTTTCGCTTCAGATTCTTGAGTAGCCCTGACAGTGTAAGAACCAAATTTATAGATAGACTGAGGGGTGAGTCCTAAGTGTCCCACTACAGGTATTCCTGCACTGAGTATCCGTCCAATACTTTCTTTTATTTCTGCTCCACCCTCCATTTTTACTCCGTGGGCACCTGATTCTTTCATTATACGTATGGAGGATTTAAGTGCTTCGGAAGAGTTTCCTTGATAATATCCAAAAGGAATATCTACTATTACCAAAGCCCTATTCACTGCGTTTACCACACAGGTGGCGTGATATATCATTTGATCTAAGGTTATAGGGATAGTAGTGCTGTTGCCTATCATAACGTTAGATGCAGAGTCCCCTACTAATATCATATCTATCCCTGATTCATCTACTATCTGAGCCATAGAATAATCATACGCCGTGAGTACGCTTATTTTTTCTTTTTTGTTTTTCATTTCTATGAGCTGATGCGTAGTAATTTTTTTTAAGTTTGATGAACGTGCTGTTGACATCGGTTTATGTATTATGTGTTACTATTTATTAATAAAAACAATGGGAAATACAAATCAAGAGTAAGTATTTTTTATAAACTATCTTTTTTTCTATTATTAATGCAAAAATGCTTTCTGAAATGGTATTTTATTTTCAAAAAGCATCTTTTTTAAGAACAAGAAAATACAATCAATAAAAAAATCCCGAAAGGATGAAAAAATTGTAGAACAACAGAATTAAAAAAAACAAACAATCTCTTTCAATGGAGTTTATATATCTGCTATAATATTTCAATCCCTTTTGGATTTTTTCTTTTTAAATAATCAAAAATAAAAACATGTTGTTTAAACCAAAATATTTGTGCAAGTTTCTGGGCACACCAGGAGTACTGCTCCTTTTCAATGAATGTTTTGACACATTTTATTAAAAATTACTAATAGATTCCTAAAAAAAATACTCCAAAAAATTTGACTACCATTTAAAAATTAAGAGTTTTTTTGCAGACACTACATATTGCATATTACTACAACACACATTCCTATTATTATCATAAAAACAAAGAGAGAAAATTGGACCATTCTTTGGTATGAGCCACTTTGCAGAATATTTATTTGTGTGGAAATATATTTGACAAAAAAGAGAAAGAGAGTAATGCTTCCGTCTATTATCTTTCTATCTATCCAATACAGAATATGGGAAAAGGTGACGGACACATATCCTATATTCTTTATGAAAAGAGAAAGGATGTTTTTGTCAACAAAAGCACTCATTTTACTCAACGCAAAAAAGGGACGCACACAGAAAAAATGCAAGACATATTGTATATAGAAATGATGAAAACACAATTGATTGAGAAAGAAGTAGGTTTTTGATTTTTTTATATATCCCGTATAGGTATTGGGCAGATACCATTTGATAGCAATGCCTATACCTGAGAGTACAATAAGTATAGAAATGGGGGTGAGAAACTCATTTTTATTAGGAGTGAAAGCAATAAAATAAGAAAAAAGGCAAAAAGGATGGAGTGGTTGAGTTATTTGTAAGAACCAATGTGATCCGACATCTAATATAGTGGAGTGAAAAGAAAAAAGAATACTAACAAGTATCATTATGAGGATAGGAATAGTGAAAAGAAGGGGGGTTTTGGATACAAGATGTGTTTGGAGCAATGGGGTTCTGTTTTTTCCAAAGAAAATGAGTATGGTTTGTCTTGTCATATACACAGCTGTTATAAAAGAAGCTACAAAGATACACAGCACTACCGCATATCCCTGGTATTCGTAAAAATCTGCCCATGAAGTGGAGTAATTGAGGATATTTTTTTTTGAAAAATACCCTGCAGAAAAGGGAATTCCTATCAAAGAAGCACTGGATATAATAAATGCTATTGCTGTAAAAGGTTTATACTTTGCTAATCCGCCCATAAAATCTGCATCTTGGTGGTTAAAAGATTGATTGGTAGCTTCTTTGAAATTACGGAGGAAGTGTATGATATTTCCTACCGCAAGGAAAAGAGTGCTTTTGAAAAAAGCGTGAGTAATGAGGTGAAAAAAAGATGCTTCGGGTTGAGCTATACCAATGGAAAACATCATAAAACCGAGTTGAGATATAGTAGAGAAAGCAAGTATTTTTTTTATATCTGTTTGGAAGAGAGCAGAAAAACACCCTACAAAAATAGTACATACAGATATAATAACCACTATATTGAGTACAAAAGGAGTGAATATAAAAAATAGTTTTATCAAGAGAAATATGCCCGATGCTACCATAGTTGCGGAATGCATCAAGGCAGATATGGGAGTAGGGGCTTCCATTGCATCTGGTAACCAAACACTGAGTGGAAATTGAGCAGATTTTCCCATAGCAGTGAATAGTATACATATTCCTAATATATTGAATTCCGCTCCCGAAATCGATACATCATTGACAAAAGTATATCCTTGCCCATTCCATACAGCTGTTGTAATAATAGTATACAATGTCTCTATTTCTAATGTTCCAAACAAGGTGTATATAAAAAAAATACTTATCAATAGCCCTAAATCGGCTATTTTATTTATAAGAAGGGCTTTATATGCTGCGGAAACAGCGGCATCTTTTGTGTGATAGAATTGTATTAAGAAATAAGAACTGATACTTATGAGTTCTAAAAACATATATAATACAAGAAGGTTATCCGATACAATAATCCCTTGCATAGCAAAGCTAAACAGCCCTAATAAAGAAAAGTATCGGTTAATGGCTTTTTCTGTTTTCATATATTCGAGAGAATATATGCTTACCAAGAGGGTAATAAAACTGGACGTGAGCAAAAAAATTCTCTGAGTATTGTTGATGATAAAAGAAACTGAGAAGGTAGTTTCCGCTATAGAAAACCATGTATAGGTATAGAGAAGCGTTTCGTTCCAAGAAGCATAAGCAATGAAGACAATGAGTAAAAAATATACAAAAAAAAGAGAGATATATACTATTTTTAGAGGTTCTTTGAACCTTTGGATATATGCTATTTTTATGAAAAGAAACGCAATAAGGGGGATTGTCCAAGAGGTAAAGAGAACATAAGCAATAGATTGATATATCTCGTTTTTTTGCATTATTTTTTGTGGTATTGATTAAAAATTAGGAACGAGACCATACTTAGAATAAAAATTATCTATAACCTCAACTGCTTCTTCAGGAGTATCTACTAAGCTCAATAATTCCAGATCTTGTGGATTTATAAATTTTTCTTCTAACATTATTTTTTTTATCCACTTCATTAATCCTTCCCAATACTCTTTTACTACTAGTACTATTGGAAATTTTCCTATTTTTTTTGTTTGGATCAGAGTTATGGCTTCAAAAAGTTCATCAAGAGTTCCAAATCCTCCTGGCATTACAATAAATCCCTGAGAATATTTTACAAACATTACTTTTCTTACGAAAAAATAATCAAAATTGATGAGTTTGTCTCTGTCAATATAGATATTATTATGCTGTTCAAAGGGGAGATAGATATTGAGTCCTACTGACTTTCCTTTTTGTTGTTGCGCTCCTTTATTCCCAGCTTCCATTATCCCAGGTCCTCCTCCTGTAATAACCCCATAACCGTGTTGGACTAATTTTATCCCTATTTCTTCTGCTATTTTGTAATATATGTGGTCAGATTTTACCCTTGCCGAGCCAAAGATAGATACACAAGGTCCTATTCTTGCTAATTTTTCAAATCCTTCTACCATTTCGGATACCACTTTAAAGATAGCCCATGAGTCACTACTTTTTATTTCAGCCCAATTCTTTTCTTGAAATGCTTTTCGTATCCTTTCTTCTTCTTCTTTGCTCAGATGTTTTTCATTATTATTTTTTGTTTGCATATTTTTTTATTGTGTAATTTGTATTTTTTAATTATACATTCTACTATTTTTTTATAATGGCAAATATAATAAAATTTT from Chitinophagaceae bacterium includes these protein-coding regions:
- a CDS encoding proton-conducting transporter membrane subunit, coding for MQKNEIYQSIAYVLFTSWTIPLIAFLFIKIAYIQRFKEPLKIVYISLFFVYFLLIVFIAYASWNETLLYTYTWFSIAETTFSVSFIINNTQRIFLLTSSFITLLVSIYSLEYMKTEKAINRYFSLLGLFSFAMQGIIVSDNLLVLYMFLELISISSYFLIQFYHTKDAAVSAAYKALLINKIADLGLLISIFFIYTLFGTLEIETLYTIITTAVWNGQGYTFVNDVSISGAEFNILGICILFTAMGKSAQFPLSVWLPDAMEAPTPISALMHSATMVASGIFLLIKLFFIFTPFVLNIVVIISVCTIFVGCFSALFQTDIKKILAFSTISQLGFMMFSIGIAQPEASFFHLITHAFFKSTLFLAVGNIIHFLRNFKEATNQSFNHQDADFMGGLAKYKPFTAIAFIISSASLIGIPFSAGYFSKKNILNYSTSWADFYEYQGYAVVLCIFVASFITAVYMTRQTILIFFGKNRTPLLQTHLVSKTPLLFTIPILIMILVSILFSFHSTILDVGSHWFLQITQPLHPFCLFSYFIAFTPNKNEFLTPISILIVLSGIGIAIKWYLPNTYTGYIKKSKTYFFLNQLCFHHFYIQYVLHFFCVRPFFALSKMSAFVDKNILSLFIKNIGYVSVTFSHILYWIDRKIIDGSITLFLFFVKYISTQINILQSGSYQRMVQFSLFVFMIIIGMCVVVICNM
- a CDS encoding valine--tRNA ligase; translation: MSIPIKYEHTEREKKWSDYWETNAFFKAKEQSHKKPFSIVIPPPNVTGILHMGHILNNTIQDILIRRARMQGFESCWVAGTDHASIATEAKVVQMLREKGIKKSDLSREEFLQYAWEWKEKYGGIILEQLKKLGTSCDWDRTTFTMDEHYHKAVIRVFVDLYKKGYIYRGKRIINWDCEARTALSNEEVIYKEEGEISTLFFIKYYIENETDPLIIATQRPETIFGDVAIAVNPTDERYTRFIGKNAIVPFIKRKIPIIADNYVEKEFGTGCLKVTPAHDPNDYEIGIRHHLPVIDTLNDNGTLNELCEMPNYIGKDRFLVKKLVVEDLTNAGLLVKTEAFTTRIGRSERTNSVVEPKLSTQWFMKMKQISQKAHQAVVQDEIKLYPSKFKNTYSYWMENVRDWCISRQLWWGQRIPAYYLNTDNKNEFIVAETKEEALKIAQENTKNNSLTLQDIHQDEDVLDTWASSWLWPLEVFHGFDDKCFDTDTGKIMKEKNPAIQYFYPTDTLVTAPEILFFWVARMIIAGYEYTGEKPFRNVYLTGIVRDKQGRKMSKSLGNSPDPLELIEKYGADSLRSGMLFCSPAGNDLLFDISLIEQGWNFSHKIWNAFRLIKNWKTEDTPSPHLLAIEWFQNTLAKSIHEIEEYYQKFRISDALKCLYKLLWDDFCSWYLEIIKPPYSQPIDSQTLKITEEFLETILKMLHPFIPFITEDIWQQIKERKQGESITIQAYPSLQEYNPSVIQTMEHIFETITKCREVRNVKGIPQKTNTKLIIKLPEAQESPYKIYQNTINKLANVSISFDPHYEAKGDASFHIKGTEFFIPLDMPTDYKQEKMRIEKEIEYARGFLESVNKKLQNEKFISTAPEKVISLEKKKQEDAQFKITLLEKQLQELMKL
- a CDS encoding TIGR00730 family Rossman fold protein, with amino-acid sequence MQTKNNNEKHLSKEEEERIRKAFQEKNWAEIKSSDSWAIFKVVSEMVEGFEKLARIGPCVSIFGSARVKSDHIYYKIAEEIGIKLVQHGYGVITGGGPGIMEAGNKGAQQQKGKSVGLNIYLPFEQHNNIYIDRDKLINFDYFFVRKVMFVKYSQGFIVMPGGFGTLDELFEAITLIQTKKIGKFPIVLVVKEYWEGLMKWIKKIMLEEKFINPQDLELLSLVDTPEEAVEVIDNFYSKYGLVPNF
- the panB gene encoding 3-methyl-2-oxobutanoate hydroxymethyltransferase, producing MSTARSSNLKKITTHQLIEMKNKKEKISVLTAYDYSMAQIVDESGIDMILVGDSASNVMIGNSTTIPITLDQMIYHATCVVNAVNRALVIVDIPFGYYQGNSSEALKSSIRIMKESGAHGVKMEGGAEIKESIGRILSAGIPVVGHLGLTPQSIYKFGSYTVRATQESEAKRLLEDAILLQETGCCAIVLEKIPAKLAKEVSETLLIPTIGIGAGYHTDGQVLVIHDMLGITQGFKPRFLRQYANLNQVISDAVKNYISDVKNVHFPDEKESY